One Microbacterium sp. SSM24 genomic window, GCGAAGGCGTGGACCGGCAGCAGTTCGATGCTGGTGACGCCGAGCGAGAGGAAATGCTCCACCATCGCCGGGTGGGCGAGTCCGGCATACGTGCCATGGAGCGCCGGTGGCACTCCGGGATGGCGCTTCGACATCCCCTTGAGGTGGCCCTCGTAGAGCACCGTGCGGTCCATCGGGACGCCCGGCTTGCCCACTCCGCCCCAGTCGAACGCCCCGTCGACGACGACGGAGCGCCAGTCGTCGTACCCGCCCCGCGTCAGGCCGCGTGCGTAGGGATCGACGAGCAGCGTGCCGCGGTTGAACGTGTTGCCCGGTCCGTGGGGGCCGTCGACCCGCAGGGCGTAGCGGGTGCCCGGCCGGAGGAGCGGGGTGGTGACCTCCCACACGCCGCCGCCGATCGGCTGCAGCGAAACGCTGTCGACGGCCCAGTCGAGGTCGACGTCGTCGAACACGACGACCTCCATCGCATCGGCGGAACCGGACCACACGCGCAGTGTTGCGCCATCGGCACCGAGGGTCACGCCGAGGCGGTCCAGGTCGGCGCTGTGCAGACCCGACGGAAGCATGAGCGCGGCGGACTCGAGACTGGGCATGCGAACTACAGTAGTAAGCGCGTGAGTCGAGGACGTTACGGAACCCGGTTCCCGCTCGTGCGAGACCCAGACGCACCCTGCGGCCCTGCCGCTCCGAGGCCGGGAGGAGAGGCGATGCAGGTCTACCTCGACCACGCGGCCACCACTCCGCTGCGCCCCGAGGCGCGTGCGGCGTGGCTCGACGCGTCGGGCGAGGTCGGCAACGCCTCGTCGATCCACGGCCGCGGGCAGGCGGCGCGCCGAACTCTCGAGGAGGCGCGCGAGCGGCTCGCCGCCGTCCTGGACTGCGACCCGATCGAGGTGGTCTTCACGTCCGGGGGGACCGAGGCGGTCAATCTCGCGGTGAAGGGGCTGTGGTGGTCGAGGGCGGAGGGCACGGATGCCGTCGTCCTGCCCGACGGTGAGCACCACGCGACCCTCGACGCGGCGGAGTGGCTGCGCACCTCGCACGATGCGGTGATCCGGCCCGCTCCGCTGACGGCGAGCGGGGCGATCGATCCCGCCGTGTTCGTCGCGCGCCTTCCCGGCGCGGCATTCGCCACCGCCCTGGTCGCCAACAACGAGGTGGGAACCGTCAACGACGCCGCCGCGCTGACCGCCGCCGCCGGTGCGAGCGACGTCCCGCTCCATCTCGACGCCGTCGCCGCCTTCGGCCACCTTCCGGTGTCGTTCCGCCGTTGGCGGGCGGATGCCTCCGCCCACGGCGGTTTGGTCGCGCTCAGCGTGTCGGCCCACAAGATCGGGGGCCCGGTGGGCGTCGGGGCGCTCATCGTCTCGCGTCATGCCCGGCTCGCTCCGCTGCTTCACGGCGGTGGCCAGCAGCGCGGACTGCGAGCGGGAACGCAGGACGTCGCGGGTGCGACCGCCTTCGCCGTCGCTGCGGAGCTGGCCGAGGCGGAACGCGAGTCCGAGGCTCGGCGGCTGGGCGCACTGCGCGATGAACTCGTGCGCGGCATCCTCTCGTCCGTCCCGTCGGCGGAGCTGCTCGGCGACCCTTCGCAGCGCATCCCGGGCAACGCGCATCTGCTCTTCGCGGGGGCGAGCGGCGAGACGCTCCTGTTCCTGCTCGATCAGGCGGGGATCGCCGTCTCGACGGGCTCGGCCTGCCAGGCCGGCATCCCGGAGCCGTCGCACGTCGTGACGGCGATGGGGCGGACGGATGCGGAGGCCCGGCAGGTGCTGCGCCTCACCCTCGGTCGCACGTCGGAGAGCGCCGACGTCTCCGCCGTCATCGCCGTGCTGCCCGAGCTCGTGGAGCGGGCGCGCGCGGCATCCGGGTCCCGGTCAGGCACGGGTTCGTAGACTGGACCCATGAAGATCCTCGCGGCCATGAGCGGTGGCGTCGATTCCGCCGTCGCGGCCGCACGGGCCGTGGATGCCGGGCACGACGTCGTCGGCGTCCACCTCGCGCTCTCACGGGCAGGCGGAACGCTGCGCACCGGAAGCCGCGGCTGCTGCACGATCGAGGACGCGATGGACGCGCGGCGGGCGGCCGATCGCCTCGGCATCCCGTTCTACGTGTGGGACTTCTCCGAGCGGTTCCGCGACGACGTGATCGAGGACTTCGTGTCCGAGTACCGCGCGGGCCGCACTCCGAACCCGTGCATGCGATGCAACGAGAAGATCAAGTTCGCCGCGCTCCTGGAGCGTGCCCTGGAACTCGGATTCGACGCCGTATGCACCGGGCACTACGCGACGCTGGTGGACACCCCCGCCGGCCTCGAACTGCACAGGGCTTCGGATGCCGCCAAGGACCAGTCCTATGTGCTCGGCGTGCTGACGGCGCAGCAGCTCGCGCACACCTACTTTCCGCTGGGCTCGACGCCGTCCAAGGCGATCGTGCGAGCGGAGGCGGAGGCGCGGGGCCTCGCGGTCGCGCAGAAGCCCGACAGTCACGACATCTGCTTCATTCCCGACGGCGACACGCGCGGGTGGCTGGCCGAGCGGGTCGGCACCGCGACCGGTGAGGTCGTCGACCGTACCGGTGCGGTGGTGGGAAGCCACGAGGGAGCGCACGCGTTCACCGTCGGCCAGCGTCGCGGGCTCTCGCTCGGGGTTCCGGCGCCCGACGGCAAGCCGCGGTTCGTGCTCGAGGTGCGGCCGGTCTCCAACACCGTGGTCGTCGGCCCGAAGGAGGCGCTGGCCACCGCCGAAATCGCGGGGGAGCGGCACTCCTGGGCCGGACGTCCGCAGCCCGAAGGCGCCTTCGCGTGCCATGTGCAGATCCGCGCGCACGCCGACCCCGTTCCGGCACGGGCGGTGCTCGACGGCGGCGTGCTGACCGTCGTTCCGGAGTCGCCCTTCGAGGGCGTCGCGCCGGGGCAGACCGCGGTGCTCTACGACGGCACGCGGGTGATCGGCCAGTTCACGATCGATCGCACCGTCTCGGCCGTCCCCGTCGACGCGTAGCCCCGTCGCCTGTCGGTGGCGGCTCCTAGACTGGCGGCGTGACGGATGACGACGATTTCGCTACGCCCGCGCTTCCCGCCGATGCGGGGCTC contains:
- a CDS encoding cysteine desulfurase family protein, with product MQVYLDHAATTPLRPEARAAWLDASGEVGNASSIHGRGQAARRTLEEARERLAAVLDCDPIEVVFTSGGTEAVNLAVKGLWWSRAEGTDAVVLPDGEHHATLDAAEWLRTSHDAVIRPAPLTASGAIDPAVFVARLPGAAFATALVANNEVGTVNDAAALTAAAGASDVPLHLDAVAAFGHLPVSFRRWRADASAHGGLVALSVSAHKIGGPVGVGALIVSRHARLAPLLHGGGQQRGLRAGTQDVAGATAFAVAAELAEAERESEARRLGALRDELVRGILSSVPSAELLGDPSQRIPGNAHLLFAGASGETLLFLLDQAGIAVSTGSACQAGIPEPSHVVTAMGRTDAEARQVLRLTLGRTSESADVSAVIAVLPELVERARAASGSRSGTGS
- the mnmA gene encoding tRNA 2-thiouridine(34) synthase MnmA: MKILAAMSGGVDSAVAAARAVDAGHDVVGVHLALSRAGGTLRTGSRGCCTIEDAMDARRAADRLGIPFYVWDFSERFRDDVIEDFVSEYRAGRTPNPCMRCNEKIKFAALLERALELGFDAVCTGHYATLVDTPAGLELHRASDAAKDQSYVLGVLTAQQLAHTYFPLGSTPSKAIVRAEAEARGLAVAQKPDSHDICFIPDGDTRGWLAERVGTATGEVVDRTGAVVGSHEGAHAFTVGQRRGLSLGVPAPDGKPRFVLEVRPVSNTVVVGPKEALATAEIAGERHSWAGRPQPEGAFACHVQIRAHADPVPARAVLDGGVLTVVPESPFEGVAPGQTAVLYDGTRVIGQFTIDRTVSAVPVDA